One genomic window of Mus musculus strain C57BL/6J chromosome 4, GRCm38.p6 C57BL/6J includes the following:
- the Ints11 gene encoding integrator complex subunit 11 isoform X2 encodes MFQIKVGSESVVYTGDYNMTPDRHLGAAWIDKCRPNLLITESTYATTIRDSKRCRERDFLKKVHETVERGGKVLIPVFALGRAQELCILLETFWERMNLKVPIYFSTGLTEKANHYYKLFITWTNQKIRKTFVQRNMFEFKHIKAFDRTFADNPGPMVVFATPGMLHAGQSLQIFRKWAGNEKNMVIMPGYCVQGTVGHKILSGQRKLEMEGRQMLEVKMQVEYMSFSAHADAKGIMQLVGQAEPESVLLVHGEAKKMEFLRQKIEQEFRVSCYMPANGETVTLPTSPSIPVGISLGLLKREMVQGLLPEAKKPRLLHGTLIMKDSNFRLVSSEQALKELGLAEHQLRFTCRVHLQDTRKEQETALRVYSHLKSTLKDHCVQHLPDGSVTVESILIQAAAHSEDPGTKVLLVSWTYQDEELGSFLTTLLKNGLPQAPS; translated from the exons ATGTTCCAGATTAAAGTGGGCTCGGAGTCTGTGGTCTACACG GGTGACTATAACATGACCCCAGACCGGCATTTGGG GGCTGCGTGGATTGACAAGTGTCGCCCCAACTTGCTCATCACAGAATCCACATATGCTACAACCATCCGAGATTCCAAACGCTGCAGAGAGCGAGATTTCCTAAAGAAAGTTCATGAAACTGTGGAGCGTGGAGGAAAG GTGCTGATTCCTGTGTTTGCACTGGGCCGAGCACAAGAACTCTGCATCCTGCTGGAGACCTTCTG GGAGCGCATGAACCTGAAGGTGCCCATATACTTCTCTACGGGCCTGACAGAGAAAGCCAACCACTACTACAAGCTCTTCATCACCTGGACCAACCAGAAGATCCGGAAGACATTTGTCCAGAGGAACATGTTTGAGTTTAAGCACATCAAAGCCTTTGACCGGACATTTGCTGACAACCCAGGTCCCATG GTTGTGTTTGCCACACCTGGGATGCTGCATGCTGGCCAATCCCTGCAAATCTTCCGAAAGTGGGCAGGAAATGAGAAGAACATG GTCATCATGCCTGGTTATTGTGTGCAAGGCACCGTGGGCCACAAGATCCTTAGTGGGCAACGTAAACTGGAAATGGAAGGGCGCCAGATG CTGGAGGTAAAGATGCAAGTGGAATACATGTCCTTCAGCGCCCATGCTGATGCCAAGGGCATCATGCAGCTGGTAGGACAAGCGGAGCCCGAGAGTGTGCTATTGGTGCATGGCGAAGCCAAGAAGATGGAGTTCCTGAGGCAGAAGATTGAGCAGGAATTCC GGGTCAGCTGCTACATGCCGGCCAATGGTGAGACAGTGACGCTGCCCACAAGCCCTAGCATCCCTGTGGGCATCTCCCTGGGATTGCTGAAGCGGGAGATGGTGCAGG GACTGTTGCCTGAAGCCAAAAAACCTAGGCTTTTACATGGCACCCTAATTATGAAAGACAGT AATTTCCGGCTGGTATCCTCAGAGCAAGCCCTGAAGGAGCTGGGCCTGGCAGAGCACCAACTTCGCTTCACCTGTCGTGTGCACCTGCAGGACACACGCAAAGAACAAGAAACAGCTTTACGTGTGTACAGCCATCTCAAGAG caCCCTCAAGGACCACTGTGTACAGCATCTCCCCGATGGCTCTGTGACTGTGGAGTCCATTCTAATCCAGGCTGCCGCCCATTCGGAGGACCCTGGTACCAAGGTGCTATTGGTCTCCTGGACTTACCAG GATGAAGAGCTGGGAAGCTTCCTCACAACATTGCTCAAAAATGGCCTTCCTCAGGCTCCCAGCTGA
- the Ints11 gene encoding integrator complex subunit 11: protein MPEIRVTPLGAGQDVGRSCILVSISGKNVMLDCGMHMGYNDDRRFPDFSYITQSGRLTDFLDCVIISHFHLDHCGALPYFSEMVGYDGPIYMTHPTQAICPILLEDYRKIAVDKKGEANFFTSQMIKDCMKKVVAVHLHQTVQVDDELEIKAYYAGHVLGAAMFQIKVGSESVVYTGDYNMTPDRHLGAAWIDKCRPNLLITESTYATTIRDSKRCRERDFLKKVHETVERGGKVLIPVFALGRAQELCILLETFWERMNLKVPIYFSTGLTEKANHYYKLFITWTNQKIRKTFVQRNMFEFKHIKAFDRTFADNPGPMVVFATPGMLHAGQSLQIFRKWAGNEKNMVIMPGYCVQGTVGHKILSGQRKLEMEGRQMLEVKMQVEYMSFSAHADAKGIMQLVGQAEPESVLLVHGEAKKMEFLRQKIEQEFRVSCYMPANGETVTLPTSPSIPVGISLGLLKREMVQGLLPEAKKPRLLHGTLIMKDSNFRLVSSEQALKELGLAEHQLRFTCRVHLQDTRKEQETALRVYSHLKSTLKDHCVQHLPDGSVTVESILIQAAAHSEDPGTKVLLVSWTYQDEELGSFLTTLLKNGLPQAPS from the exons AGGCGCTTTCCTGACTTTTCTTACATCACCCAGAGTGGCCGCCTGACTGACTTTCTGGACTGTGTGATCATCAG CCACTTCCACCTGGACCATTGTGGGGCACTCCCCTACTTCAGTGAAATGGTGGGCTACGATGGACCCATCTATATGACCCATCCTACCCAGGCCATCTGCCCCATCCTGTTGGAAGACTACCGCAAGATTGCAGTGGACAAGAAGGGCGAGGCCAATTTCTTCACTTCTCAGATGATCAAAGACTGTATGAAGAAGGTGGTGGCTGTTCACCTGCATCAGACAGTTCAG GTGGATGATGAGCTGGAAATCAAGGCATACTATGCAGGCCACGTGCTGGGGGCAGCCATGTTCCAGATTAAAGTGGGCTCGGAGTCTGTGGTCTACACG GGTGACTATAACATGACCCCAGACCGGCATTTGGG GGCTGCGTGGATTGACAAGTGTCGCCCCAACTTGCTCATCACAGAATCCACATATGCTACAACCATCCGAGATTCCAAACGCTGCAGAGAGCGAGATTTCCTAAAGAAAGTTCATGAAACTGTGGAGCGTGGAGGAAAG GTGCTGATTCCTGTGTTTGCACTGGGCCGAGCACAAGAACTCTGCATCCTGCTGGAGACCTTCTG GGAGCGCATGAACCTGAAGGTGCCCATATACTTCTCTACGGGCCTGACAGAGAAAGCCAACCACTACTACAAGCTCTTCATCACCTGGACCAACCAGAAGATCCGGAAGACATTTGTCCAGAGGAACATGTTTGAGTTTAAGCACATCAAAGCCTTTGACCGGACATTTGCTGACAACCCAGGTCCCATG GTTGTGTTTGCCACACCTGGGATGCTGCATGCTGGCCAATCCCTGCAAATCTTCCGAAAGTGGGCAGGAAATGAGAAGAACATG GTCATCATGCCTGGTTATTGTGTGCAAGGCACCGTGGGCCACAAGATCCTTAGTGGGCAACGTAAACTGGAAATGGAAGGGCGCCAGATG CTGGAGGTAAAGATGCAAGTGGAATACATGTCCTTCAGCGCCCATGCTGATGCCAAGGGCATCATGCAGCTGGTAGGACAAGCGGAGCCCGAGAGTGTGCTATTGGTGCATGGCGAAGCCAAGAAGATGGAGTTCCTGAGGCAGAAGATTGAGCAGGAATTCC GGGTCAGCTGCTACATGCCGGCCAATGGTGAGACAGTGACGCTGCCCACAAGCCCTAGCATCCCTGTGGGCATCTCCCTGGGATTGCTGAAGCGGGAGATGGTGCAGG GACTGTTGCCTGAAGCCAAAAAACCTAGGCTTTTACATGGCACCCTAATTATGAAAGACAGT AATTTCCGGCTGGTATCCTCAGAGCAAGCCCTGAAGGAGCTGGGCCTGGCAGAGCACCAACTTCGCTTCACCTGTCGTGTGCACCTGCAGGACACACGCAAAGAACAAGAAACAGCTTTACGTGTGTACAGCCATCTCAAGAG caCCCTCAAGGACCACTGTGTACAGCATCTCCCCGATGGCTCTGTGACTGTGGAGTCCATTCTAATCCAGGCTGCCGCCCATTCGGAGGACCCTGGTACCAAGGTGCTATTGGTCTCCTGGACTTACCAG GATGAAGAGCTGGGAAGCTTCCTCACAACATTGCTCAAAAATGGCCTTCCTCAGGCTCCCAGCTGA
- the Pusl1 gene encoding tRNA pseudouridine synthase-like 1 isoform X2: MAAMQEAAQHLLGTHDFSAFQSAGSPVTNTVRTLRRVSVSPGPASPFVLPEGSRRLQFWTLEFESQSFLYRQVRRMTAVLVAVGLGILAPTQVKVILESQDPLGKYQARVAPARGLFLKSVLYDNFGPTS, from the exons ATGGCGGCCATGCAGGAGGCTGCCCAGCACCTCCTCGGGACACATGATTTTAGTGCCTTCCAGTCTGCTGGCAGCCCAGTCACAAATACTGTACGCACACTTCGAAGAGTCTCAGTGTCACCTGGTCCAGCCAGCCCATTTGTCCTCCCCGAGGGGAGCAG GAGGCTGCAGTTCTGGACCTTGGAGTTTGAGAGCCAGTCTTTCCTTTATAGACAG GTGCGGAGGATGACAGCTGTGTTGGTGGCTGTGGGGCTAGGGATCCTGGCACCCACACAAGTGAAAGTGATTCTGGAGAGTCAAGATCCCTTGGGCAAGTATCAGGCTCGAGTTGCTCCAGCCCGTGGCCTGTTCTTGAAGTCAGTGCTGTATGACAACTTTG GTCCTACATCCTGA
- the Ints11 gene encoding integrator complex subunit 11 isoform X1 has protein sequence MIKDCMKKVVAVHLHQTVQVDDELEIKAYYAGHVLGAAMFQIKVGSESVVYTGDYNMTPDRHLGAAWIDKCRPNLLITESTYATTIRDSKRCRERDFLKKVHETVERGGKVLIPVFALGRAQELCILLETFWERMNLKVPIYFSTGLTEKANHYYKLFITWTNQKIRKTFVQRNMFEFKHIKAFDRTFADNPGPMVVFATPGMLHAGQSLQIFRKWAGNEKNMVIMPGYCVQGTVGHKILSGQRKLEMEGRQMLEVKMQVEYMSFSAHADAKGIMQLVGQAEPESVLLVHGEAKKMEFLRQKIEQEFRVSCYMPANGETVTLPTSPSIPVGISLGLLKREMVQGLLPEAKKPRLLHGTLIMKDSNFRLVSSEQALKELGLAEHQLRFTCRVHLQDTRKEQETALRVYSHLKSTLKDHCVQHLPDGSVTVESILIQAAAHSEDPGTKVLLVSWTYQDEELGSFLTTLLKNGLPQAPS, from the exons ATGATCAAAGACTGTATGAAGAAGGTGGTGGCTGTTCACCTGCATCAGACAGTTCAG GTGGATGATGAGCTGGAAATCAAGGCATACTATGCAGGCCACGTGCTGGGGGCAGCCATGTTCCAGATTAAAGTGGGCTCGGAGTCTGTGGTCTACACG GGTGACTATAACATGACCCCAGACCGGCATTTGGG GGCTGCGTGGATTGACAAGTGTCGCCCCAACTTGCTCATCACAGAATCCACATATGCTACAACCATCCGAGATTCCAAACGCTGCAGAGAGCGAGATTTCCTAAAGAAAGTTCATGAAACTGTGGAGCGTGGAGGAAAG GTGCTGATTCCTGTGTTTGCACTGGGCCGAGCACAAGAACTCTGCATCCTGCTGGAGACCTTCTG GGAGCGCATGAACCTGAAGGTGCCCATATACTTCTCTACGGGCCTGACAGAGAAAGCCAACCACTACTACAAGCTCTTCATCACCTGGACCAACCAGAAGATCCGGAAGACATTTGTCCAGAGGAACATGTTTGAGTTTAAGCACATCAAAGCCTTTGACCGGACATTTGCTGACAACCCAGGTCCCATG GTTGTGTTTGCCACACCTGGGATGCTGCATGCTGGCCAATCCCTGCAAATCTTCCGAAAGTGGGCAGGAAATGAGAAGAACATG GTCATCATGCCTGGTTATTGTGTGCAAGGCACCGTGGGCCACAAGATCCTTAGTGGGCAACGTAAACTGGAAATGGAAGGGCGCCAGATG CTGGAGGTAAAGATGCAAGTGGAATACATGTCCTTCAGCGCCCATGCTGATGCCAAGGGCATCATGCAGCTGGTAGGACAAGCGGAGCCCGAGAGTGTGCTATTGGTGCATGGCGAAGCCAAGAAGATGGAGTTCCTGAGGCAGAAGATTGAGCAGGAATTCC GGGTCAGCTGCTACATGCCGGCCAATGGTGAGACAGTGACGCTGCCCACAAGCCCTAGCATCCCTGTGGGCATCTCCCTGGGATTGCTGAAGCGGGAGATGGTGCAGG GACTGTTGCCTGAAGCCAAAAAACCTAGGCTTTTACATGGCACCCTAATTATGAAAGACAGT AATTTCCGGCTGGTATCCTCAGAGCAAGCCCTGAAGGAGCTGGGCCTGGCAGAGCACCAACTTCGCTTCACCTGTCGTGTGCACCTGCAGGACACACGCAAAGAACAAGAAACAGCTTTACGTGTGTACAGCCATCTCAAGAG caCCCTCAAGGACCACTGTGTACAGCATCTCCCCGATGGCTCTGTGACTGTGGAGTCCATTCTAATCCAGGCTGCCGCCCATTCGGAGGACCCTGGTACCAAGGTGCTATTGGTCTCCTGGACTTACCAG GATGAAGAGCTGGGAAGCTTCCTCACAACATTGCTCAAAAATGGCCTTCCTCAGGCTCCCAGCTGA
- the Pusl1 gene encoding tRNA pseudouridine synthase-like 1, with protein sequence MGSCGAVGSVRARYLVFLQYLGTDFNGVAAVRGNPRAVGVLNFLEEAAKRLNSVDPVRFTISSRTDAGVHALSNAAHLDIQRRPGQSPFSPEVVAKALNTHLKHPAIRVLKAFRVPNDFHARHAATSRTYQYRLATGCSWPNQLPVFEQNVCWALQTEYLDMAAMQEAAQHLLGTHDFSAFQSAGSPVTNTVRTLRRVSVSPGPASPFVLPEGSRRLQFWTLEFESQSFLYRQVRRMTAVLVAVGLGILAPTQVKVILESQDPLGKYQARVAPARGLFLKSVLYDNFGPTS encoded by the exons ATGGGCTCCTGCGGGGCGGTGGGCTCGGTGCGTGCGCGCTACCTTGTGTTCTTGCAGTACTTGGGCACTGACTTCAA TGGGGTTGCGGCCGTGAGGGGCAATCCGCGCGCTGTTGGGGTGCTGAACTTCCTGGAG GAGGCTGCCAAGCGGCTGAACTCTGTCGACCCGGTCAGGTTCACCATCTCTAGCCGCACCGATGCCGGGGTGCATGCCCTGAGCAACGCGGCGCACCTGGACATCCAGCGCCGCCCAGGGCAGTCGCCTTTCTCCCCGGAGGTCGTGGCCAAGGCCCTCAACACCCACCTGAAGCACCCGGCCATTCG TGTACTGAAGGCCTTCCGAGTGCCCAACGACTTCCACGCTCGACACGCAGCCACCTCCAGGACCTACCAATATCGTCTGGCCACAGGCTGCTCCTGGCCTAATCAACTGCCTGTGTTTGAACAAAATGTATGCTGGGCTCTGCAGACAGA GTACCTGGATATGGCGGCCATGCAGGAGGCTGCCCAGCACCTCCTCGGGACACATGATTTTAGTGCCTTCCAGTCTGCTGGCAGCCCAGTCACAAATACTGTACGCACACTTCGAAGAGTCTCAGTGTCACCTGGTCCAGCCAGCCCATTTGTCCTCCCCGAGGGGAGCAG GAGGCTGCAGTTCTGGACCTTGGAGTTTGAGAGCCAGTCTTTCCTTTATAGACAG GTGCGGAGGATGACAGCTGTGTTGGTGGCTGTGGGGCTAGGGATCCTGGCACCCACACAAGTGAAAGTGATTCTGGAGAGTCAAGATCCCTTGGGCAAGTATCAGGCTCGAGTTGCTCCAGCCCGTGGCCTGTTCTTGAAGTCAGTGCTGTATGACAACTTTG GTCCTACATCCTGA
- the Ints11 gene encoding integrator complex subunit 11 isoform X3 has protein sequence MKLWSVEERERMNLKVPIYFSTGLTEKANHYYKLFITWTNQKIRKTFVQRNMFEFKHIKAFDRTFADNPGPMVVFATPGMLHAGQSLQIFRKWAGNEKNMVIMPGYCVQGTVGHKILSGQRKLEMEGRQMLEVKMQVEYMSFSAHADAKGIMQLVGQAEPESVLLVHGEAKKMEFLRQKIEQEFRVSCYMPANGETVTLPTSPSIPVGISLGLLKREMVQGLLPEAKKPRLLHGTLIMKDSNFRLVSSEQALKELGLAEHQLRFTCRVHLQDTRKEQETALRVYSHLKSTLKDHCVQHLPDGSVTVESILIQAAAHSEDPGTKVLLVSWTYQDEELGSFLTTLLKNGLPQAPS, from the exons ATGAAACTGTGGAGCGTGGAGGAAAG GGAGCGCATGAACCTGAAGGTGCCCATATACTTCTCTACGGGCCTGACAGAGAAAGCCAACCACTACTACAAGCTCTTCATCACCTGGACCAACCAGAAGATCCGGAAGACATTTGTCCAGAGGAACATGTTTGAGTTTAAGCACATCAAAGCCTTTGACCGGACATTTGCTGACAACCCAGGTCCCATG GTTGTGTTTGCCACACCTGGGATGCTGCATGCTGGCCAATCCCTGCAAATCTTCCGAAAGTGGGCAGGAAATGAGAAGAACATG GTCATCATGCCTGGTTATTGTGTGCAAGGCACCGTGGGCCACAAGATCCTTAGTGGGCAACGTAAACTGGAAATGGAAGGGCGCCAGATG CTGGAGGTAAAGATGCAAGTGGAATACATGTCCTTCAGCGCCCATGCTGATGCCAAGGGCATCATGCAGCTGGTAGGACAAGCGGAGCCCGAGAGTGTGCTATTGGTGCATGGCGAAGCCAAGAAGATGGAGTTCCTGAGGCAGAAGATTGAGCAGGAATTCC GGGTCAGCTGCTACATGCCGGCCAATGGTGAGACAGTGACGCTGCCCACAAGCCCTAGCATCCCTGTGGGCATCTCCCTGGGATTGCTGAAGCGGGAGATGGTGCAGG GACTGTTGCCTGAAGCCAAAAAACCTAGGCTTTTACATGGCACCCTAATTATGAAAGACAGT AATTTCCGGCTGGTATCCTCAGAGCAAGCCCTGAAGGAGCTGGGCCTGGCAGAGCACCAACTTCGCTTCACCTGTCGTGTGCACCTGCAGGACACACGCAAAGAACAAGAAACAGCTTTACGTGTGTACAGCCATCTCAAGAG caCCCTCAAGGACCACTGTGTACAGCATCTCCCCGATGGCTCTGTGACTGTGGAGTCCATTCTAATCCAGGCTGCCGCCCATTCGGAGGACCCTGGTACCAAGGTGCTATTGGTCTCCTGGACTTACCAG GATGAAGAGCTGGGAAGCTTCCTCACAACATTGCTCAAAAATGGCCTTCCTCAGGCTCCCAGCTGA
- the Pusl1 gene encoding tRNA pseudouridine synthase-like 1 isoform X1, translated as MWQPPVRFPQEAAKRLNSVDPVRFTISSRTDAGVHALSNAAHLDIQRRPGQSPFSPEVVAKALNTHLKHPAIRVLKAFRVPNDFHARHAATSRTYQYRLATGCSWPNQLPVFEQNVCWALQTEYLDMAAMQEAAQHLLGTHDFSAFQSAGSPVTNTVRTLRRVSVSPGPASPFVLPEGSRRLQFWTLEFESQSFLYRQVRRMTAVLVAVGLGILAPTQVKVILESQDPLGKYQARVAPARGLFLKSVLYDNFGPTS; from the exons ATGTGGCAGCCGCCTGTACGGTTCCCGCAGGAGGCTGCCAAGCGGCTGAACTCTGTCGACCCGGTCAGGTTCACCATCTCTAGCCGCACCGATGCCGGGGTGCATGCCCTGAGCAACGCGGCGCACCTGGACATCCAGCGCCGCCCAGGGCAGTCGCCTTTCTCCCCGGAGGTCGTGGCCAAGGCCCTCAACACCCACCTGAAGCACCCGGCCATTCG TGTACTGAAGGCCTTCCGAGTGCCCAACGACTTCCACGCTCGACACGCAGCCACCTCCAGGACCTACCAATATCGTCTGGCCACAGGCTGCTCCTGGCCTAATCAACTGCCTGTGTTTGAACAAAATGTATGCTGGGCTCTGCAGACAGA GTACCTGGATATGGCGGCCATGCAGGAGGCTGCCCAGCACCTCCTCGGGACACATGATTTTAGTGCCTTCCAGTCTGCTGGCAGCCCAGTCACAAATACTGTACGCACACTTCGAAGAGTCTCAGTGTCACCTGGTCCAGCCAGCCCATTTGTCCTCCCCGAGGGGAGCAG GAGGCTGCAGTTCTGGACCTTGGAGTTTGAGAGCCAGTCTTTCCTTTATAGACAG GTGCGGAGGATGACAGCTGTGTTGGTGGCTGTGGGGCTAGGGATCCTGGCACCCACACAAGTGAAAGTGATTCTGGAGAGTCAAGATCCCTTGGGCAAGTATCAGGCTCGAGTTGCTCCAGCCCGTGGCCTGTTCTTGAAGTCAGTGCTGTATGACAACTTTG GTCCTACATCCTGA
- the Ints11 gene encoding integrator complex subunit 11 isoform X4 — MFEFKHIKAFDRTFADNPGPMVVFATPGMLHAGQSLQIFRKWAGNEKNMVIMPGYCVQGTVGHKILSGQRKLEMEGRQMLEVKMQVEYMSFSAHADAKGIMQLVGQAEPESVLLVHGEAKKMEFLRQKIEQEFRVSCYMPANGETVTLPTSPSIPVGISLGLLKREMVQGLLPEAKKPRLLHGTLIMKDSNFRLVSSEQALKELGLAEHQLRFTCRVHLQDTRKEQETALRVYSHLKSTLKDHCVQHLPDGSVTVESILIQAAAHSEDPGTKVLLVSWTYQDEELGSFLTTLLKNGLPQAPS; from the exons ATGTTTGAGTTTAAGCACATCAAAGCCTTTGACCGGACATTTGCTGACAACCCAGGTCCCATG GTTGTGTTTGCCACACCTGGGATGCTGCATGCTGGCCAATCCCTGCAAATCTTCCGAAAGTGGGCAGGAAATGAGAAGAACATG GTCATCATGCCTGGTTATTGTGTGCAAGGCACCGTGGGCCACAAGATCCTTAGTGGGCAACGTAAACTGGAAATGGAAGGGCGCCAGATG CTGGAGGTAAAGATGCAAGTGGAATACATGTCCTTCAGCGCCCATGCTGATGCCAAGGGCATCATGCAGCTGGTAGGACAAGCGGAGCCCGAGAGTGTGCTATTGGTGCATGGCGAAGCCAAGAAGATGGAGTTCCTGAGGCAGAAGATTGAGCAGGAATTCC GGGTCAGCTGCTACATGCCGGCCAATGGTGAGACAGTGACGCTGCCCACAAGCCCTAGCATCCCTGTGGGCATCTCCCTGGGATTGCTGAAGCGGGAGATGGTGCAGG GACTGTTGCCTGAAGCCAAAAAACCTAGGCTTTTACATGGCACCCTAATTATGAAAGACAGT AATTTCCGGCTGGTATCCTCAGAGCAAGCCCTGAAGGAGCTGGGCCTGGCAGAGCACCAACTTCGCTTCACCTGTCGTGTGCACCTGCAGGACACACGCAAAGAACAAGAAACAGCTTTACGTGTGTACAGCCATCTCAAGAG caCCCTCAAGGACCACTGTGTACAGCATCTCCCCGATGGCTCTGTGACTGTGGAGTCCATTCTAATCCAGGCTGCCGCCCATTCGGAGGACCCTGGTACCAAGGTGCTATTGGTCTCCTGGACTTACCAG GATGAAGAGCTGGGAAGCTTCCTCACAACATTGCTCAAAAATGGCCTTCCTCAGGCTCCCAGCTGA